The Pristis pectinata isolate sPriPec2 chromosome 9, sPriPec2.1.pri, whole genome shotgun sequence genomic interval ATCAACAATACTTGTCAATATCTGAGGGATTGGATAGACCAGTTGGAAGCACTCACACTGAGATTACTTGTGACTGGCGAAAGAACCAGAGTGAGGAAACATGGCTGTTGTGATTGGGACATATTTGCGTGGTGATTGATGCAGCAAGAAAGTAGAATTAATTGGATATCTCTGGCAGAGAGCCACGATAGGTTAAGTGGCTCCCTGCATGCTAGGTCACTTACGGAAGAATCATCTTTcaagaaagaccaaggaattgagggttgtagggaactggcatagaagtggagttgagaccagcatagattaactgtgatcatattgaatggtggggcagaacttgcagggcctggtggcctactcctattttcttgcattcttgtgttATTAATTCTATTTGAATGAAAAATATCATTGCGTAATGCATTTATTTCAACTGCAGTGCGTGAGAGTGGGGAAATGCTTAGCCTTGAAAGTTTTGCACCTGGAAGATTTTAACTGTCTGAGCTTGTAGAACTTCCCTGAAGCAAAATTTAGCTTTATTCTCAATAGCTTGGCAAATATAATTACAGAAAATTGGATTTTGATGCAATATCATTCTAATTTTGAACAAATACATCTAAGTGAGTGAAAATGGAAGGAATGTTTCAGGATATTTTGTACTGGTACGAATTTTTTTCCCTCTGCTAATAAGGCTCTCAGGGCTACAGACCCAAAATTTGATCTAGTACAAAGTCTTTTTCTTTGAGTAGCCTGTCCCTTTTTCTACAGAGAAATGAATGAGTCCAGAGTTTGTCTAAAATTCAGATGGTCACTTTGCAGAGGATAGTACTTAGTGATATAATTTCATTGCTGTATTTTAGTTCCATTCAAGAGAACTTGGCTTCAACGTTTAGTTTTGTTCAGCAATGATTTTGAGATGACTTGGTGTTTGACGTGTTATTAAATGCTGCATCAAGTCGACATCTTAATGCGTCAAATTTGTGTCATGTTATAGGTTTACAAGATACTTGTGAAAAATCATCTGGAAGAAAACTGGGTGGTTTTCAGGAGATATACAGATTTTTCACGACTAAATGATAAGGTTTGTACaacttttttccccaattttatCTATTTAAtaacaataaaacaaatattgCTAGTTCATATTTAATGAGCATCATTTTTGCCAAGTTGAGTGTATGTACACTCCCAAGTTTACATTATTGGACAACAAACATTTTTCATCCCAGCTGAATTGATGGCATGATCTCTGACACATGTCAATGAAAGATccccaaatttaaaaataaaacttactttGAAGATTAGAATTGGCAGTTTGTCTGGTGCCTCTGAATGTTTCACTTAATATTACACAATTGAGATTAATTGATTGGCATAGAAGGAAAAGGATAAATGTTTCAAGCATTTGTACAGTGATCTGTAGTGTTTTGATCTTTTACATGCAGTCAAGTAAATGTTGCattaagaggaaaagaaaacatgAGTAGCTGCCCTCGCATCAAGATTCCTTTTAAAATTCACTGGATCCTTCGCAGAACTCGGATCCATTAGGCTTCAGTGAAATATGAACTAGCCAGAGTTGTACCTGTCAAAGGAAGACTGGTGTGTGGAGACCTCTGTAGTAATGGCTTGGCTTTTAATTATGGAATTGTCCTTGGCCCAAAAATCTCCCTATGTCATCAATCTCTTTTGTTAGCCAAACAAGAGCAGGGTTGTTCACTGATTTATTCCACTTTTTGGCTCTGTTCACATCTTCGACAATGAAGTAACATTTTTGACTTACAGCAAAATCTGGATAACATCCAGGCTTGCTTCAAGAGCAGCCAGCAGCACTCCTACTACAAACATTCCAGATAAGGACTCTAAACAATGCCTAATTATCTTCTCTAAATGCAAGTGCAGTACTGATGCTGAGAATCTACTGACAGTATCTTTGATTACTCTGAGCTTAAGCTCAACTGTACTAAAGTGTATTTGCACCTTTACAAGTTCAGGGCAGAGGCTAGTTACTTTTGTGATCACCTGTTTCAAAATCTTTTGATTATCCTTGTGATTATGATTAATTCCAAGTTAATAATGGAATTATGACTGCCAGAATAGTGGATTATCCATAATAAAATCCAAGAAGCTCAGCATCATTCAAGACTATAACTTTCTTGAAAAATATAATACTTACAAAACAAGTGTTGTAAGTGTTTcttgatttgggtttttaaaattatttacctAAAGCTTAAATTATTTCCTGCTATAAAAGAAAAGATGTGTAGCTAGTGTACTTGAGGCTTGAATTTGACATTGAATAAAACTTCTGCTTGTGATTGTAAGAGTTGCTGAAAATTAAAAGGTTCACATTGCTTTAAGGGTTTGTGACATTTAGTTGGTTTTATTCTAAATTGCCTTCAAACCAAATTTATCAATTTGACTCGTATCTTGCTGTAAGGTTGTCTTATAAAGTACCTTCACTTGTTAAATCACTTGTGCATTCTAACCTATTTAGACACCCAAGTAATTTTAACTATTATAACAGgaactagtttttttttatatatagcacCTTTTTTAAATGTAGTAAGATGTGCAAATAGCTTCATTGACCACAATTTGGCAGAGGTCCTCAAGGAATATTTGGAgtggatgaccaaaagcttgatcattGAGTTGGGCTTTAaagagcatttgaagaagcaAAATTTGTTCCTTGAATTTCTTTCAGTTGAAGGAGATGTTTCCTGGTTTTCGTCTCGCACTTCCTCCCAAACGTTGGTTCAAGGATAATTACGACCCTAACTTTCTAGAAGAACGTCAACTTGGCCTTCAAGCATTTCTGCAAAATCTAGTAGCACACAAAGATATTGCTAACAGGTATGTTAAAATAGTGTATGCTTGATGTACACAATTTATATGGATCTTTGATTTAACAGGACCACTTGTGGCATAAAACTTGTGCCTTTCACTTGTTCAGAAAGGAATAATTCAACTCAGTGCCTCAAtttaatatttaagatttaaTCACCTCATTTGTCAACTTGCATTGCCAAGTGATTAAGGATCATTGGAAATTGCAAGTCGAACTCTGAAAACGGGTAGTTCCACAGAAATTGCAAAACTGTTTCAAGATGTTCAGAGCCACTTGGAGATGGAAACATGAAAATGATGGACAAGTAGCAAATCAGCTGAGCCACGATGAATTTGTTCATCCACTTCTACACATCTAATAAAGGCACAAAAACATGTACACgataaatgtttaattatttggCACATACTGGTTTTGACAAGTGGCAGTTGGTCTGGGCAGCATCCCAAACTTGCCTGTTGTAATCTTCTTCAATGTGGTTTAGCCACAATGGCTTGACATTGAAGTCTTGATCCAGTGCAAGGCTGTCCAAGCTGACTGAACAAGCTCTTGCAGATTGGTAGCATAACCTGCACTCCAGTTGCTTTGGACCCATGTTACTGGATCAAAAGGCACTAAACACAAGGTTGGGATACATGGTGCTCTTGGGTGGTAagctccaagattttgacccattATCAGTAAAGGAACAGTTGCACAGGGGAGATCTGTGGCATTTTGTGATGGGGGAGAACTTATGGAAAATTTGTCCTCTTGGATGATTTGAGATAGTGGGTTTGAGATGCTTTCAGAGTTAACATCCTAGATCTTGTAGAAAGTTCCTGTAATAAAATCAATTTCTAACATGTTTGTCCTTTCAGCACTTCAGTGAGGGAGTTTTTGTGTCTGGATGATCCGCCAGGTCCCTTTGACAGTCTAGAAGAGAGTagggtaagtttttgtttaattatcaGGGTGTGAATGGTTTTTTGTACAGCATGCCATTATTTTTACAGACGTTGAGGAATGCTGGGTGTGGGTGAGGTTGATACAATGGGTTCTAATTTAACATTAGACAGGACTATGCAAGTCACAAACGTTGCCAGCTTTTTGTGGGAAAGCAGATGGGTGAAAATTTGAATGTTAACTGAGCTGTGCTGCTGTTCAATCTTTGTTCCACTGACAGTATTTGGACATTTTATAGATACTGCAGAAGTTGGATGAAAAAAGTGTATAGTTGGTTTTGGGAGAATAAGACTTTCATATTTTATACTTGCATAACTGGCAGTGTGGGTTTCAGATCCTGTTATGGTTGATTGGCTTTGCCTCAGTGACTTATTGGTTTTGCTCGTGCTCTCTGTGAATATGGAGAGATTAATGGGCACCAATTACTTATTTACAATTTAGATCTTCTAAATTGTAGCTGTCGTGTGCTTTCTGTGGGGAAAGAGGGAATTTAAAACTAATTATAGCAAGAACTTGAATGATTTCAAAATGAGTTATAATTTGTGACttcctattacagcaccagcatccTTATTGTAAATTACAAGGTTCTTTGTTCCTGTCCTTTGTAGCAATGTATATAGAGTGATCCATTTGAATTCTAGGAACCCTGAGGATTGTGTGATTTGTATTAGTTCTTTGTGCTCCCTTGTACTGATTCCCTCATCATTAAAGTTTATAATATGTTCTCCAGCCAAACACAGAAATCTGTGCTCCTTGGACCATGTGGTAATGTTGGCATTAATCTTGTGCTCCTTGCACTGTAATATAAAGTGCACATCAAATCCCCAAAGCATTCCTCAATCACACAAATCTAAGTTGACATTCCAGGCCACTGCTGTGGAAGTGGgggtactgtctgacctgctctttcCAATGAGGCATTAAATCAAGGCTCTGGTTGTACTCTCGAGTGGAGATAAAAGATGCAATAGCTCAATATAGAATATTTGGTGAGTTATTTCCCCATGtcttggccagcatttattcctcagTCAGCATCACCAGAAACTGATTAGGTGTCCATCACTTCGGTGTTCACAGGAGTtgtgtgcacagtggctgcacatTACAATTGTTAATCTTGAAGcacttgtgaagtgccttggaacaTTTTGCTAATGGAGGTATAAATATGTAATAATATTGCTGGTAGCAATATGTAGTCACAAACTTGAAGCCAGCCCTTCACTGGGAAACACATGGAACTCAAAATTCTAAAAGTCCCAGTAATTTTTTTGCAGTTTGTTAGAACTTTGCTTGCATTGTCAGTGCTTCTGTGTGTGCACACAGGATATTTGTTtacctacaaaaaaaaatcacaccagcAAAATAGAAAATCAGTTGTCAAGTCGAGGACAATATAGATGAGCACTTTAAGACAGCATATCTAATTTTGTATTTTAGTTCTTATGTACCAGAGGATGGCAAATGGTGGAAACTAGAAAATACTACTGGCAGTCCTCAGGTTACAAAAGGGTTCTATTTCTGAGAACTGCAGCCCAAACTGTTCGttagtcagaaatgaacaacaacAGTGTATGGGAAAGGATTGCAGAAATGGCTGTAATGTAAATAGATGTGAAAAGAGCAGTTGTCAGCTAGCCTCATTGAGCGAGCAAGTTCGCTCAGCTCAGCCAGGAAAAGGCACgaggaaatgccctgttcccacctggTGGAAGATACCTGCAatagctggcaaatccatcctgccagtctcccaaaagcTCATCCATgtgtacaggtgtccataagtcgggtgttcgaaACCCATTGAGGACCTGTAGTATCCAAACTGTTTACAGGGGTATGATTAGTGAATGTTATTATGTGATCACTGAATATAACTTCAATTCAAAACTGGTTATGATTTGAGAATTTATCATGGGTGCAACAGATACAGTATAACATGTAAATTGTAACTCCCAGCATTATTTTCACAACTTTATACTTTGAGGATGGACACAAATGGTTGTTGGCTTAGACTATGGAATTGGTCttagggtagcaaaaacaagccaggaaactgcaAGCCAGTGAGtgtgacatcagtcatgggtaaattgctggaggggattctgagggacaggatcgacCAACACTTGGAGAGAGGGTCTGATTCAGGGCAGTCAGcatgtgttttttgaggaggtaaccgtGAAGGTAGGtgatggtagggcagtggatgtttttctggactttagcaaggcctttgacaaggtccctcatggcaggctagtctggaaggttgggtcacatgggatccaggggggagatagctgattggattTATAATTGGCTCAATGCTAGGAAGCAGAGGCTGAAGATTGAGGGTTGTTTCTCCGGCTGGAGGtctgtctagtggtgtgccacagggattggtgcagggtcctttgtaatttatataatgaTTTTGATGTAAATATACATGGCATGGTTGGGATCGTCTACAGACTTacctaaaatagatggtgttgtaggcagtgtagaaggttacaaaaaaattacagggggatcttgatcagctaggtatgtgggctgaggattggcaaatggcttttgaTCCATATAAATGTGAGGTacagcattttgggagatcaagccaggggaggacttgtacagtgaatggtaaggtcctggggagtgttgtggaacagaggaacctaggagtgcaagtgcatagttcactgaaagcagcatctcaggtagatagggtggtgaaggtgtttggcacactggcctttatcggtcagggcattcagtataggagttgagaagtTGTGATGCAGTTCTAGAagaggttggtgaggccacacttggagtattgtgtacagttttggtaaccctgttacaggaaagatcttaaactagaaagagtgcagaaatgatttaccaggatgacctgatagaggtgtataaaatcattaggggcatagggtgaaagcacagggAGGAGGTGCTTAAAAacgagggtataggtttaagatcagaggcaagagatttaaaagggacatcagggcagctgcttcagggtggtgcgtatttggaatgagctgccagaaagtggttgaggcaggcacattagcaacatttaaaagccatctagataagtacatggataggagaggtttagtaTGGGCCTCGTGGGCAGATgtgactagctcactgggcaacagttggcatgggcgagttggggcgaatggcttgtttccatgcaatAAGACTCTGACTCTAACTTGATGATGATAATAGTGAAAATGTCCTAAATTCTGCATTTACACCgtttattttcagtttcattCTCTAGATTACTCATTTCTGTTTGACATGATATCTTGGAATTTTGTACTGCAATTTAGTAACAACAGAATTCTATGAAAAATCCAGAATATTAAATTTTTAGTTGCCCTCCACAGGCATTCTGTGAAACCTTGGAAGAAACTAACTACAGACTGCAAAAGGAGCTTGCTGACAAACAGAAAGAAGTTGAAGCtttgaagagattgctggaagaAAAACATCTTCATATAGAATTTTTAGAAAGTAGAGTAAGGTATTAAAACTTGCCTGGTGTCTCatgaattgttttctcttgtgatTGGCTTCTTTCTTCTGGGATATCTGATTGCAAAGTGTCAGAATTggattgagggatgaatatttgaTGTAATTTAACCAGTTTGTTGTAAGTTGTTTCCATCAACTTCAAAGTCAAATCAGAAGAAAATTGTTCTTTTTAGCATTTGGTGACTTCCACTAGCTGTTTTAAAAGAACTCCAGCAATGGTGTCAGGGCATATTTCACTTTCGCTACGTAATTACAGAAGCTAGTTCAAAAATTAAAACTGTTTCCCAAATAACCCTAGAATTGCATATACTGTTCATTTTAGGATTTTGTTGCTTTGCTCTTAATTGGATTTGAATCCTGAAACTTCCTAATACcacaggagtaccttcaccagaaggactgtagcagttcaacaCCATCTTAAAGGAAGATAGGGAGAGGCAGTAATAtgttggccttgcctgtgatgccTAGAGTCTGAAGACTAATAGAGGGTTAATGACAATTGGTATGTGGGGAACCTTGGATAACCCTAAAGACCATTCCACTGTATCAAGTTATGTGCAATGATGCTGGATTATGCAATAATTCAAATGGACTCTGCCAGTTTTTGAAAAGAATTGCAGAATCT includes:
- the snx16 gene encoding sorting nexin-16 isoform X2, with the protein product MVYKILVKNHLEENWVVFRRYTDFSRLNDKLKEMFPGFRLALPPKRWFKDNYDPNFLEERQLGLQAFLQNLVAHKDIANSTSVREFLCLDDPPGPFDSLEESRAFCETLEETNYRLQKELADKQKEVEALKRLLEEKHLHIEFLESRVRELSLEQENTRRPSGQESECSGEVESSAVEADQAVIEDNSLGMESDIEQTAACQNSPITEASSVEEAQAAEEDK